Proteins from a single region of Neomonachus schauinslandi chromosome 10, ASM220157v2, whole genome shotgun sequence:
- the LOC110588800 gene encoding LOW QUALITY PROTEIN: interferon-induced transmembrane protein 1-like (The sequence of the model RefSeq protein was modified relative to this genomic sequence to represent the inferred CDS: inserted 1 base in 1 codon) gives MLKEEHKVAVLGVPQSSAPVTTTVINIRSETAVPTIFMNWCCLGFMAFAYSVKSRDRKMVGDMYGAQTYASTAKCLNIWALXLGLLLTISFIIFFVTGSLMISQTISEIIKHYGGY, from the exons ATGCTCAAGGAGGAGCACAAGGTGGCTGTACTCGGGGTGCCCCAGAGCTCAGCTCCCGTGACAACCACTGTGATCAACATCCGTAGTGAGACAGCCGTGCCCACCATCTTCATGAACTGGTGCTGCCTGGGCTTCATGGCCTTCGCCTACTCCGTGAAGTCTAGGGACCGGAAGATGGTGGGTGACATGTATGGGGCCCAGACTTATGCCTCCACCGCCAAGTGCCTGAACATCTGGGCCC GTCTTGGCCTCCTTCTGACCATctcattcatcattttttttgtCACTGGATCACTGATGATTTCCCAAACAATTTCAGAGATCATAAAACATTATGGAGGGTACTAG